A single genomic interval of Aedes aegypti strain LVP_AGWG chromosome 1, AaegL5.0 Primary Assembly, whole genome shotgun sequence harbors:
- the LOC110676872 gene encoding early nodulin-75-like, translating to MSHLPHNPHEGPISSTVFPPDMNPNYPHQPIGTHYPPGGVHPPGHYPPPHLMPPPLDNPNYPGGYPPGHYPPGHYPPGHYPPVEGYPPHYPVPHEQAVGYGAAGQRKEPEKK from the exons ATGTCACA CTTGCCGCACAACCCCCACGAGGGACCCATTTCCAGTACGGTATTTCCGCCGGATATGAACCCCAACTATCCGCACCAGCCCATCGGAACCCATTATCCACCGGGAGGAGTTCACCCACCGGGACATTATCCGCCGCCGCACCTGATGCCTCCGCCGTTGGATAATCCGAACTATCCGGGAGGTTATCCACCGGGACATTATCCTCCGGGGCATTACCCACCTGGGCACTATCCCCCGGTCGAGGGATACCCACCGCACTATCCGGTGCCGCATGAGCAAGCGGTAGGCTATGGTGCAGCAGGTCAACGCAAGGAACCGGAAAAGAAGTAG